From the genome of Penaeus chinensis breed Huanghai No. 1 chromosome 8, ASM1920278v2, whole genome shotgun sequence, one region includes:
- the LOC125027754 gene encoding ral guanine nucleotide dissociation stimulator-like isoform X5 → MRKHLEEAPTWRLWGEEKTEDAIYTVYLKKVRYHHPSRSITQESDDDEISHLEWETVRVRFLKAGTLEKLIESLASDSGELESTFVNVFLATYRTFASTKQVLNLILDRYLALNSSSNKIKIPPHLREDHKKALRLTLQVWLDAYPEDFRDPPKFTCLQQLREFTRANLPDSDLNIKVGYKLEKMRKEEETKGSPMLERILSCEEMRIHCSSPMKNGHHQPYEFLDISEETFAQQLTRMDTVLFKGVVAHQCLGSVWSRRDRGRGDSAATVTATVDQFNAVSFRVQSTILVDTELKPSQRARLIVKWIDIAQELRMLKNFSSLKAIISGLQSNPIYRLKKTWGAVIKDKAELFEELARIFSEENNQLNQRELLMKEGTAKHAETAHANDRHLPKALEKLAINPLAVSYGTIPYLGTFLTDLTMIDTAIPDTVSNGLINFDKKRKEFEVLAQIRLLQGAANAYQMVRDEMFERWWDSVLVLDDKEAWRLSCQIEPQGSSAPSSTRESRMRKRAQFSHRKNDSIASTSSGSSSSQFFFDNDSINSPTSHNDTCSLERKMSTSSSSSSLPSLDVSVHSGGTSTSGRTPDRTSSNSQQQQSTQSPYITPDFYIIRVSIESSAHEIEGVNLYKSIMLSNSERTVSVIRKAMEKHGFEGNPEDYTLAQFLPDGEMLLPASANVYYAINTQYDLNFVLRRRRHGDENTIIRKNPVKDHKMRKKLLMA, encoded by the exons gcgCCGACTTGGCGACTATGGggcgaagaaaaaacagaagacgcCATCTATACCGTGTACCTGAAGAAGGTTCGCTACCATCATCCTTCCAGGAGTATAACGCAA GAATCTGACGATGACGAGATCTCCCACCTGGAATGGGAGACCGTCCGGGTTCGGTTCCTCAAGGCGGGAACCCTGGAGAAGCTTATCGAGTCCCTGGCATCTGATTCCGGCGAGTTGGAGTCGACTTTCGTGAACGTCTTTCTTGCGACCTACCGCACCTTCGCCTCCACCAAACAAGTCCTAAACTTAATTCTCGACCGCTACCTCGCCCTTAACTCAAGtagtaataagataaaaataccaCCACATCTCCGGGAAGATCATAAAAA GGCTTTGAGATTAACCCTGCAAGTATGGCTGGATGCCTACCCAGAGGACTTCCGGGACCCCCCCAAGTTCACGTGTCTGCAGCAGCTGCGGGAGTTCACGAGGGCCAACCTCCCGGACTCCGACCTCAACATCAAAGTCGGATACAAGCTcgagaagatgagaaaagaagaagagacgaaag GTTCTCCCATGTTGGAAAGGATATTGTCATGTGAAGAGATGAGAATCCATTGTTCCTCGCCCATGAAAAATGGACACCACCAGCCTTATGAATTCCTTGATATCTCAGAAGAAACTTTTGCCCAGCAGCTAACAAGAATGGACACT GTTCTCTTCAAGGGCGTTGTGGCCCATCAGTGCCTCGGTTCAGTCTGGTCAAGGAGGGACCGTGGGCGAGGGGACTCTGCAGCAACAGTGACAGCTACAGTAGACCAGTTTAATGCAGTCAGCTTCCGTGTGCAGTCTACCATCCTTGTGGACACTGAACTTAAGCCTTCTCAGCGTGCCAGACTCATAGTCAAGTGGATTGATATTGCTCAA GAGTTGAGGATGCTGAAGAACTTCTCTTCCCTGAAGGCCATCATTTCAGGATTGCAATCAAATCCTATATACAGATTGAAGAAGACATGGGGTGCTGTCATAAAGGATAAG GCTGAGCTCTTTGAGGAATTGGCAAGAATCTTCAGTGAAGAAAATAATCAGCTGAACCAGCGAGAGTTACTCATGAAGGAGGGAACTGCCAAACATGCAGAGACTGCTCATGCTAATGACAGACATCTTCCAAAGGCACTAGAGAAATTGGCAATTAACCCATTG GCTGTGAGTTATGGAACCATTCCATATCTTGGTACATTCCTGACGGATCTCACAATGATTGACACAGCTATTCCAGATACTGTGTCTAATGGCCTCATTAACTTTGACAAGAAGCGTAAAGAATTTGAGGTTCTTGCTCAG ATACGTCTGCTACAAGGGGCAGCTAATGCATACCAGATGGTAAGGGATGAGATGTTTGAGAGATGGTGGGACTCAGTATTGGTTTTAGATGACAAGGAGGCTTGGAGGCTGTCTTGTCAGATTGAACCCCAAGGATCTTCAGCTCCATCATCAACTAGAGAGAGTAGAATGCGGAAAAGAGCACA ATTTAGTCACAGGAAGAATGACAGCATAGCAAGTACTTCTAGTGGATCATCTAGTAGTCAGTTCTTCTTTGATAATGATTCAATCAACAGCCCAACAAGTCACAATGACACATGTTCTCTTGAGAGAAAG ATGTCAACTTCTTCAAGCAGCTCGTCCCTACCTTCCCTTGATGTTTCTGTTCACTCTGGTGGCACTTCCACATCTGGTCGAACACCAGATCGTACCTCAAGCAACTCGCAGCAGCAGCAGTCAACGCAATCTCCTTATATTACTCCAGACTTTTACATTATTAGAGTTTCAATTGAGAGTAGTGCCCATGAAATTGAAG GTGTTAATCTCTACAAAAGCATAATGCTGAGCAACTCAGAACGTACGGTGTCAGTAATTCGAAAAGCCATGGAAAAGCATGGATTTGAAGGCAATCCAGAGGACTATACTCTTGCACAATTCCTACCTGATGGTG AAATGCTACTTCCTGCCTCTGCTAATGTATACTACGCCATCAACACTCAGTATGACTTGAACTTTGTTCTTAGACGGCGAAGACATGGTGATGAAAACACAATAATCAGAAAGAATCCTGTTAAAGATCACAAAATGAGGAAAAAGCTCCTGATGGCTTAG